One genomic region from Arthrobacter sp. YN encodes:
- the lexA gene encoding transcriptional repressor LexA — MAAKATGGGAPLRSQQPQKSPKSLTVRQKKILETIQRSVNDNGYPPSMREIGDTVGLASLSSVTHQLSQLEKLGYLRRDPKRPRAMEVLMPLTLDGGPIPGVEAPTTLRSTGGFAVTELASASDTAMVPLVGRIAAGGPILADQTVEDVLALPRQLVGHGELFMLKVAGDSMIDAAICDGDWVVVRRQNDAINGDIVAALLDDEATVKTFRQRDGHTWLLPQNTQYEPILGDQATIMGKVVSVLRSL, encoded by the coding sequence ATGGCAGCGAAAGCCACCGGCGGCGGGGCACCCCTGCGGAGCCAGCAGCCTCAAAAGAGTCCCAAGAGCCTGACTGTCCGTCAGAAGAAGATTCTGGAAACCATCCAGCGGTCCGTCAATGACAACGGTTATCCGCCCAGCATGCGTGAAATTGGTGACACCGTGGGCCTGGCCAGCCTGTCGAGCGTCACGCACCAGCTCTCCCAGCTGGAGAAGCTTGGATATCTCCGCCGAGATCCCAAACGCCCCCGGGCCATGGAAGTCCTCATGCCTTTGACCCTCGATGGCGGACCCATTCCAGGAGTGGAAGCACCCACCACCCTCCGCAGCACGGGCGGCTTTGCCGTGACCGAGCTTGCCAGCGCCAGCGATACTGCCATGGTCCCGCTGGTTGGTCGGATCGCTGCCGGCGGCCCCATCCTTGCTGACCAGACAGTGGAGGACGTGCTTGCCCTGCCCCGGCAACTCGTAGGACACGGCGAGCTCTTCATGCTGAAAGTAGCCGGCGACTCGATGATCGATGCCGCGATCTGCGACGGCGACTGGGTAGTAGTCCGCAGGCAGAACGACGCCATCAACGGCGACATCGTTGCCGCCCTGCTGGACGACGAAGCAACCGTCAAGACCTTCCGCCAGCGCGACGGGCACACCTGGCTTCTTCCGCAGAACACCCAGTACGAACCCATCCTCGGCGACCAAGCCACCATCATGGGCAAGGTCGTGTCGGTCCTGCGTTCCCTCTAG
- a CDS encoding LysM peptidoglycan-binding domain-containing protein — translation MSAITTFADFRTTQAPARLRLTRRGRMVFFGIPAMLLVAALLSLAGFITSPAKASDSQSQLQPPVAVTVTVQPGQSLWGIAGAAAPERDPRDVITEIIQLNDLRGGRIQPGQQLFVPAN, via the coding sequence ATGTCCGCAATCACTACGTTCGCTGATTTCCGCACCACCCAGGCGCCTGCGCGTCTGCGCCTGACCCGACGGGGACGGATGGTCTTCTTCGGCATCCCGGCCATGCTGCTGGTGGCGGCACTGCTGAGCCTGGCTGGATTTATCACGTCACCGGCCAAGGCCTCGGATTCCCAGTCGCAGCTCCAGCCGCCCGTCGCTGTCACTGTTACGGTTCAGCCGGGACAGTCGCTGTGGGGCATCGCCGGAGCCGCTGCTCCTGAGCGGGATCCGCGCGATGTCATTACTGAGATCATCCAGCTCAATGACCTCCGTGGCGGCCGCATCCAGCCCGGTCAGCAGCTTTTCGTGCCCGCAAATTAG
- a CDS encoding histidinol-phosphate transaminase: MSDQLERLNRLPLRTNLRGLSPYGAPQLDVPILLNVNENTHGVPADVQAAITEAVAAAATGLNRYPDREFTELREALAEYLGHNLTPDNIWAANGSNEVLQQILQAFGGPGRKALGFPPTYSMYPLLASGTDTEYVRGVRADDYGLDAASAAAQVREARANIVFLCSPNNPTGTGLGLDVVEAVYEAGEASQAIVIVDEAYHEFAHDNTPSALTLLPGRERLIVSRTMSKAFALAGARLGYMAAAPEVTDAIRLVRLPYHLSAVTQATALAALSHREALMADVEDIKVQRDRIVTELLRMGLKPAESDSNYVFFGGLKDPHAIWQGLLDAGVLIRDVGIPGHLRVTAGTEPETTAFLEALEALLDGRASRPA; the protein is encoded by the coding sequence GTGAGTGACCAGCTTGAGCGACTAAACCGACTACCCCTCCGGACCAACCTGCGTGGACTGAGCCCTTACGGCGCTCCGCAGCTTGATGTCCCCATTTTGCTCAATGTCAACGAAAACACCCATGGTGTACCGGCTGATGTGCAGGCAGCCATCACGGAAGCCGTTGCTGCTGCGGCCACAGGACTGAACCGTTATCCGGACCGGGAGTTCACCGAACTTCGTGAAGCTCTGGCCGAGTACCTTGGACACAATCTCACCCCGGACAACATCTGGGCAGCCAATGGCTCAAATGAGGTTCTGCAGCAGATCCTCCAAGCATTTGGCGGACCCGGCCGGAAAGCACTGGGATTCCCGCCTACGTACTCCATGTACCCCTTGCTGGCCAGTGGCACGGACACGGAATACGTCCGCGGAGTCAGGGCTGACGACTACGGCTTGGACGCTGCCTCCGCTGCTGCGCAGGTTCGCGAAGCACGTGCCAACATCGTGTTCCTGTGTTCGCCCAACAATCCCACGGGAACAGGTCTGGGGCTGGACGTCGTTGAGGCTGTTTATGAGGCAGGCGAAGCCAGCCAGGCCATAGTGATCGTGGACGAGGCTTACCACGAGTTCGCGCACGACAATACCCCGAGCGCCCTGACCTTGTTGCCGGGGCGCGAGCGTCTGATCGTTTCCCGCACCATGAGCAAGGCTTTTGCCCTCGCCGGTGCCCGGCTGGGCTACATGGCTGCAGCTCCCGAGGTCACGGATGCCATTCGTCTGGTCCGCCTCCCTTACCACCTGTCGGCTGTTACCCAGGCAACCGCCCTGGCTGCGCTCAGCCACCGGGAAGCCCTCATGGCAGACGTCGAGGACATCAAGGTCCAGCGCGACCGCATTGTGACCGAGCTCCTTCGCATGGGCCTGAAACCTGCGGAATCGGACTCCAACTATGTCTTCTTCGGCGGACTCAAGGATCCTCATGCGATCTGGCAGGGCCTGCTTGACGCCGGCGTGCTGATCCGCGATGTCGGGATTCCGGGCCACCTCAGGGTCACTGCGGGAACCGAACCGGAAACCACGGCCTTCCTCGAGGCGCTGGAAGCGCTGCTGGACGGCCGGGCGTCACGGCCCGCCTAA
- the hisB gene encoding imidazoleglycerol-phosphate dehydratase HisB — MSETGATPSAARTARMERTTSESSVLVEINLDGSGVSDISTSVPFYDHMLTALCKHSLIDMTVKATGDTHIDAHHTVEDVAITFGEVLRTALGNKAGIRRFGEATVPLDEALAHAVVDVSGRPYLVHGGEPAGQEYHLIGGHFTGSLTRHVFEAITLHAGICLHMNVLAGRDPHHIVEAQFKAFARALRAAVESDPRVEGIPSTKGAL, encoded by the coding sequence ATGAGCGAAACCGGCGCCACGCCGTCCGCTGCCCGCACCGCGCGCATGGAGCGCACCACCAGCGAATCCTCCGTCCTGGTGGAGATCAACCTGGACGGATCAGGTGTCTCGGACATCAGCACCTCGGTTCCGTTCTACGACCACATGCTGACGGCGCTCTGCAAGCACTCGTTGATTGACATGACGGTGAAGGCCACCGGCGATACCCACATCGACGCCCACCACACCGTTGAAGATGTTGCCATCACTTTTGGCGAGGTGCTGCGCACCGCTTTGGGTAACAAGGCAGGCATCCGCCGCTTCGGCGAAGCGACTGTTCCTTTGGATGAGGCCCTCGCCCACGCTGTGGTGGATGTTTCCGGCCGCCCGTACCTGGTTCACGGCGGAGAGCCGGCCGGCCAGGAGTACCACTTGATTGGTGGTCACTTCACTGGTTCGTTGACCCGCCACGTTTTTGAGGCCATCACCCTGCACGCCGGGATTTGCCTCCACATGAACGTTCTCGCCGGCCGCGATCCCCACCACATCGTGGAGGCCCAGTTCAAAGCCTTTGCCCGGGCACTCCGTGCTGCAGTGGAATCCGATCCCAGGGTCGAGGGCATCCCCTCCACCAAGGGGGCATTGTGA
- the hisH gene encoding imidazole glycerol phosphate synthase subunit HisH produces MSGQVLKDGAVADTIASVKPESPEGKPTVTVLDYGSGNVRSAVRALERAGAHVVLSSKPEDVLNADGLVVPGVGAFETVMKELKAVDAIRMIGRRVAGGRPVLAICVGLQVLFEAGVEHGTESEGMAEWPGKVELLPAPVVPHMGWNTVDVPEGSKLFAGVEKERFYFVHSYGVQEWNFDVVQPRMAPPQVTWSEHGARFIAAVENGPLCATQFHPEKSGDAGARLLRNWVDGLKKTTTPAAETSGSGAA; encoded by the coding sequence GTGAGCGGTCAGGTCCTGAAGGACGGGGCAGTGGCCGACACCATCGCTTCGGTCAAGCCCGAGTCCCCGGAAGGCAAGCCCACCGTCACGGTGCTCGACTATGGTTCGGGCAACGTACGTTCGGCTGTCAGGGCACTGGAGCGTGCCGGCGCCCATGTAGTGCTGAGCTCCAAGCCTGAGGACGTACTCAATGCCGACGGACTGGTGGTTCCCGGCGTCGGTGCTTTCGAGACCGTCATGAAGGAACTCAAGGCCGTTGATGCCATCCGGATGATCGGACGCCGCGTTGCCGGCGGCCGGCCCGTGCTGGCCATTTGCGTCGGCTTGCAGGTCCTGTTTGAAGCCGGTGTGGAACACGGCACCGAGTCCGAAGGCATGGCCGAGTGGCCCGGCAAGGTGGAGCTCCTGCCCGCTCCCGTTGTCCCGCACATGGGGTGGAACACCGTGGACGTCCCGGAAGGCTCCAAGCTTTTTGCCGGCGTCGAGAAGGAGCGTTTCTATTTTGTGCACTCGTACGGTGTGCAGGAATGGAACTTCGATGTTGTGCAGCCCCGCATGGCCCCGCCGCAGGTGACGTGGTCCGAGCACGGCGCACGGTTCATCGCCGCCGTGGAAAATGGCCCGCTGTGCGCTACCCAGTTCCACCCGGAAAAGTCGGGGGACGCCGGGGCGCGCCTGTTGCGGAACTGGGTGGACGGCCTGAAGAAGACCACCACTCCAGCAGCCGAAACCTCCGGAAGCGGTGCCGCCTAG
- the priA gene encoding bifunctional 1-(5-phosphoribosyl)-5-((5-phosphoribosylamino)methylideneamino)imidazole-4-carboxamide isomerase/phosphoribosylanthranilate isomerase PriA yields the protein MTTSAQPVLELLPAVDIVDGQAVRLLQGEAGSETSYGTPLEAALNWQNAGAEWVHMVDLDAAFGRGNNADLINEVVKQLNVKVELSGGLRDDESLERALELGVARVNLGTAALENPEWTRRAIDRFGDKIAVGLDVRGTTLAGRGWTKEGGDLWEVLARLEDAGCARYVVTDVTKDGTLQGPNVELLRQMVEKTGKPVVASGGISSLEDLRVLRELVPLGVEGAIVGKALYAGAFTLPEALDVAGRR from the coding sequence ATGACCACCTCTGCCCAGCCCGTTCTGGAACTCCTGCCCGCCGTCGATATCGTTGACGGCCAGGCAGTCCGCCTCCTCCAAGGAGAGGCCGGCTCGGAGACCAGCTACGGAACGCCTCTGGAAGCAGCCTTGAACTGGCAGAATGCCGGTGCTGAATGGGTTCATATGGTGGACCTCGACGCCGCATTCGGGCGCGGCAACAATGCCGACCTCATCAATGAGGTAGTGAAGCAACTGAACGTCAAGGTAGAGCTGTCCGGTGGCTTGCGCGATGACGAATCGTTGGAGCGTGCCCTGGAACTGGGTGTCGCGCGGGTGAATCTTGGCACGGCAGCGCTGGAGAACCCCGAGTGGACCCGCAGGGCCATTGACCGCTTCGGTGACAAGATCGCCGTCGGACTTGATGTCCGGGGTACCACCCTTGCCGGGCGGGGCTGGACCAAGGAAGGCGGCGACCTTTGGGAGGTCCTGGCCCGCCTTGAGGATGCCGGTTGCGCGCGCTACGTCGTCACGGACGTCACCAAGGACGGAACCCTGCAAGGGCCCAACGTGGAACTGCTGCGGCAGATGGTGGAGAAGACCGGAAAGCCTGTTGTCGCCTCGGGAGGCATTTCCAGCCTCGAGGACCTCCGCGTCCTGCGTGAACTCGTGCCGCTGGGCGTAGAGGGTGCGATTGTGGGCAAGGCACTCTATGCCGGTGCCTTCACGCTGCCCGAAGCCCTGGACGTTGCCGGTCGTCGCTGA
- a CDS encoding SseB family protein, with protein MPHDAEHPHGHQGHPGAGSRHLPGHIAAALAGAGGATDSAGQPWAGRSLSGDDARIHNFEDDDGTADAGYVTAIAALINGTGTEAHVVASLATARVFVPVVAQLAEEALGVDGLHADKQADMALVTLQAPDGRKAMPVFTSAAALEAWHGEARPVAVYAARAALSAVSEGAQLLVLDPGSDFTFVVRRPAMWALAQQRDWTPSYLDDQLESALASTVSAFRTVRRLETQPGAGVASLTADGRTVSGGGSGPELRVVLFLEDGLDAVAVQTLVAQLNEAWARMDSFAEGVDSIEVKLQRAAQEPGTH; from the coding sequence ATGCCCCACGACGCCGAACACCCGCACGGTCACCAAGGCCACCCCGGTGCGGGCAGCCGGCACTTGCCGGGCCACATTGCTGCCGCCCTGGCCGGGGCCGGGGGAGCGACTGACTCTGCCGGGCAACCGTGGGCAGGCAGGAGCCTCAGTGGGGACGACGCCAGGATCCATAACTTTGAGGACGACGACGGAACAGCCGACGCCGGCTACGTCACCGCGATTGCCGCGTTGATCAACGGCACCGGAACCGAGGCCCATGTTGTCGCCTCGCTGGCTACTGCGCGGGTGTTTGTTCCCGTTGTTGCGCAGTTGGCAGAGGAAGCCCTTGGCGTTGACGGACTGCATGCCGACAAGCAGGCGGATATGGCTTTGGTCACACTCCAAGCGCCCGATGGGCGCAAAGCCATGCCTGTCTTTACTTCGGCGGCTGCGCTGGAGGCTTGGCATGGGGAAGCCCGTCCCGTGGCGGTTTATGCTGCCCGCGCTGCTCTTTCCGCGGTCTCCGAGGGTGCGCAGTTGCTGGTGTTGGATCCAGGATCGGACTTCACGTTCGTGGTCCGACGCCCGGCCATGTGGGCCCTCGCCCAACAGCGGGACTGGACGCCGTCATACCTTGATGATCAACTGGAGTCTGCTCTCGCTTCAACCGTGTCAGCTTTCCGGACCGTGCGGCGGCTGGAGACGCAGCCCGGCGCAGGCGTTGCGTCGTTGACGGCTGACGGACGGACGGTGTCCGGCGGTGGTTCGGGTCCCGAGTTGCGGGTGGTGCTCTTCCTCGAAGATGGCCTCGACGCTGTGGCCGTGCAAACGCTGGTGGCGCAACTCAATGAGGCGTGGGCGCGGATGGATTCCTTCGCTGAGGGTGTTGACTCCATTGAAGTGAAATTGCAGCGTGCGGCGCAGGAGCCTGGGACGCACTAA
- a CDS encoding MFS transporter: MNFALYKEMLSIRPVRRLLVVGMIARIPHSAAGVLLTLHIVLTLGQGYAAAGAAAAVMTIGIALGAPWRGRRVDMVGLRKALIPSVVSETVIWSIVPHVSYEWLLPLVFVGGLFTLPIFSVVRQSLGVMVEGEQRRSAFALDSIATELVFMIGPAVGAIVATSGHSAIGLTAVGISVSVAGLFLMWFNPPTRSEAACTPEESADRAAADLAAAEAAMVASAPAHVQEAASEMAPSTSRSAALRSRVARNFTWFTASVAALFTVAAGSGMVLSGSDVSIVGLLERGGHENEIGIVFFFWCASSVVGGLIYGSMKRSISPMLLLLGMAALTIPMGFAQDTWTLAFLSLLPGLLCAPVLSASSEKVADLVDEERRGEAMGWYGSALTAGVALGAPLAGVFIDAVGPSAGFAAIGSAGVVLCIAGLVLTSLRRRAARV, from the coding sequence GTGAATTTCGCTCTCTACAAGGAGATGCTGTCCATCCGCCCTGTCCGGCGCTTGCTGGTGGTGGGCATGATCGCCCGTATTCCGCATTCTGCGGCCGGCGTTCTCCTCACCCTGCATATCGTCCTGACCTTGGGCCAGGGCTACGCAGCCGCAGGGGCAGCAGCGGCCGTGATGACCATTGGCATCGCCTTGGGCGCGCCGTGGCGGGGCCGCAGGGTGGATATGGTGGGCCTGAGGAAGGCCCTGATCCCGTCGGTGGTCTCCGAGACCGTGATCTGGTCGATCGTCCCGCACGTATCTTATGAGTGGCTTCTGCCGTTGGTCTTTGTCGGCGGGCTCTTCACCTTGCCGATCTTCAGTGTTGTACGTCAGTCACTGGGCGTCATGGTGGAGGGGGAACAGCGCCGGTCTGCGTTCGCCCTCGATTCCATCGCAACTGAACTCGTCTTCATGATAGGTCCGGCCGTTGGCGCCATTGTTGCCACAAGCGGTCACTCGGCGATAGGCCTGACTGCGGTAGGTATCTCGGTCTCCGTGGCTGGACTCTTCCTCATGTGGTTCAACCCGCCAACGCGAAGCGAAGCGGCCTGCACGCCGGAGGAGTCCGCGGACCGGGCCGCAGCGGATCTCGCTGCCGCTGAAGCGGCCATGGTGGCCTCGGCGCCGGCCCATGTCCAGGAAGCGGCATCGGAAATGGCGCCCTCAACGTCGCGCAGTGCAGCCCTCCGAAGCCGCGTCGCCAGGAATTTCACGTGGTTCACTGCATCCGTGGCTGCCCTCTTCACGGTGGCGGCCGGTTCAGGTATGGTGCTCAGCGGCTCGGATGTGAGCATTGTCGGGTTGCTGGAGCGTGGCGGGCACGAGAATGAAATTGGCATCGTGTTCTTCTTCTGGTGCGCCTCATCCGTGGTCGGCGGACTGATCTACGGGTCCATGAAGCGCTCCATTTCGCCCATGTTGCTGCTGCTGGGCATGGCCGCCCTGACCATCCCCATGGGATTTGCCCAGGACACCTGGACCCTGGCTTTCCTGTCACTCCTGCCGGGCTTGTTGTGCGCACCCGTCCTGTCCGCGTCGTCGGAGAAGGTCGCCGACCTCGTGGACGAGGAACGCCGCGGCGAAGCAATGGGCTGGTACGGCTCTGCCCTGACGGCCGGCGTTGCGCTGGGCGCCCCTTTGGCCGGCGTTTTCATCGACGCCGTGGGCCCTTCAGCTGGATTCGCGGCCATCGGTTCGGCAGGCGTTGTGCTCTGTATTGCAGGCCTGGTCCTGACTTCCTTGCGTCGACGCGCGGCCCGCGTCTGA
- a CDS encoding DUF1844 domain-containing protein, which yields MSTEDSNSRNSYSENAASPAADAGVSQQIRDIAEVPAVEVITTGAVHLMSAAAVKVGLADDPNAEDLKDLDEARKLITALAGLVSAAAPEIGSQHAGPLRDGLRSLQLAFREASLIPDAPGKGPGEKFTGPVN from the coding sequence ATGAGCACTGAAGACAGCAATTCCCGCAACTCCTACAGCGAAAACGCGGCTTCCCCTGCCGCTGATGCCGGGGTTTCCCAGCAGATCCGCGACATCGCTGAAGTTCCGGCCGTAGAAGTCATCACCACTGGCGCCGTTCACTTGATGAGCGCAGCTGCCGTGAAGGTAGGCCTGGCGGATGACCCCAACGCCGAGGACCTCAAGGATCTCGACGAAGCCCGCAAGCTGATCACAGCCCTTGCCGGCCTTGTTTCCGCAGCTGCCCCGGAAATCGGCTCACAGCACGCCGGCCCGTTGCGCGATGGGCTTCGCTCACTGCAGTTGGCCTTCCGCGAGGCATCGCTGATTCCCGACGCCCCGGGCAAGGGCCCCGGCGAAAAGTTCACCGGTCCGGTGAACTAG
- the infC gene encoding translation initiation factor IF-3, protein MRLVGPAGEQVGIVRIEDALRLAAESDLDLVEVAPQAKPPVCKLMDFGKYKYEAAVKAREARKNQTNTVLKEIRFRLKIDKHDYETKRGHALRFLGAGDKVKAMIQFRGREQQRPEMGIRLLQKFAEDVAEVGIVESSPRIDGRNMVMVIGPLKNKAEAKAEARRAAQRAEAKAQNEAKASGHVDTTGDQAPLTQSLGDLLPAGLLAGQDETTQETVEAPEVEAAVAEEAPVVEEAPVVEEAVAVEEAPVAEEAPAPVVEEAPVVKEAPAPKAEPTKAAPAKAAPVEKAPATKAAPAEKAPAAKAAPAETPKPVVPAAPKPAVPAAPKPMAKPAAPKPAARPAAPKAAPKPASRKTN, encoded by the coding sequence GTGCGGTTGGTCGGCCCTGCCGGCGAACAGGTAGGAATTGTCCGCATCGAGGACGCCCTGCGTCTTGCTGCCGAATCCGATCTCGATCTCGTTGAAGTTGCCCCGCAGGCTAAGCCTCCTGTTTGCAAGTTGATGGACTTCGGCAAGTACAAGTACGAGGCTGCAGTCAAGGCCCGCGAAGCCCGCAAGAACCAAACCAACACGGTTCTGAAGGAAATTCGCTTCCGCCTCAAGATCGACAAGCACGACTACGAAACCAAGCGCGGCCACGCACTTCGCTTCCTCGGTGCCGGTGACAAGGTCAAGGCCATGATCCAGTTCCGCGGTCGTGAGCAGCAGCGTCCGGAGATGGGCATCCGCCTGCTCCAGAAGTTTGCTGAAGATGTTGCCGAGGTTGGCATCGTTGAGTCCAGCCCGCGCATTGATGGCCGCAACATGGTCATGGTGATTGGTCCGCTGAAGAACAAGGCTGAAGCAAAGGCAGAAGCCCGCCGTGCCGCCCAGCGTGCAGAAGCCAAGGCCCAGAATGAGGCCAAGGCGTCGGGACACGTGGACACCACTGGTGACCAGGCTCCCCTGACGCAGTCCTTGGGTGACCTTCTTCCGGCCGGCCTGCTGGCTGGTCAAGACGAGACCACGCAGGAAACTGTGGAGGCTCCCGAGGTTGAAGCAGCCGTTGCCGAAGAGGCTCCGGTTGTTGAAGAGGCCCCGGTAGTTGAAGAGGCAGTGGCGGTCGAGGAAGCTCCTGTTGCAGAGGAAGCTCCGGCGCCTGTTGTCGAAGAAGCACCTGTAGTCAAGGAAGCCCCGGCTCCCAAGGCTGAACCGACCAAGGCAGCACCTGCAAAGGCTGCACCGGTTGAAAAGGCTCCGGCAACGAAGGCTGCTCCGGCCGAAAAGGCTCCGGCGGCGAAGGCTGCCCCGGCCGAAACGCCGAAGCCTGTGGTTCCGGCCGCTCCGAAGCCCGCGGTTCCTGCGGCTCCGAAGCCCATGGCCAAGCCGGCAGCTCCCAAGCCGGCAGCTCGGCCCGCGGCCCCCAAAGCCGCGCCGAAGCCTGCTTCACGCAAGACCAACTAA
- the rpmI gene encoding 50S ribosomal protein L35 produces MPKMKTHSGAKKRFKLTGTGKLKRQQANRRHYLEHKSSRLTRRLAGDKLVFKGDAKVIKKMLGV; encoded by the coding sequence ATGCCGAAGATGAAGACCCACAGCGGTGCTAAGAAGCGCTTCAAGCTGACCGGTACCGGCAAGCTGAAGCGTCAGCAGGCCAACCGCCGTCACTACCTGGAGCACAAGTCCTCCAGGCTGACCCGTCGCCTCGCCGGTGACAAGCTCGTCTTCAAGGGCGATGCCAAGGTCATCAAGAAGATGCTCGGCGTCTAA
- the rplT gene encoding 50S ribosomal protein L20, sunset domain variant, with product MARVKRAVNAHKKRRVVLERAKGYRGQRSRLYRKAKEQLLHSFVYSYGDRRKKKGDFRRLWIQRINAASRANGLTYNRLIQGLKAAEVEVDRRMLAELAVSDANAFAALVNVAKAALPADTSAPAAKAVAAPKAAKVAPAAATATAVKAVVSEKPAIDGAVAADGDEAPEGYAIKGNAESKKYHVPGSTWYNTTAAEYWFSTVEAAKAAGFEPAGGEARQQIKN from the coding sequence GTGGCACGTGTGAAGCGGGCGGTAAACGCCCACAAGAAGCGCCGGGTTGTCCTCGAACGCGCCAAGGGTTACCGCGGTCAGCGTTCGCGCCTGTACCGCAAGGCCAAAGAGCAGCTGCTGCACTCGTTTGTGTACAGCTACGGTGACCGCCGTAAGAAGAAGGGTGACTTCCGTCGCCTCTGGATCCAGCGCATCAACGCTGCATCCCGCGCCAACGGCCTCACCTACAACCGTCTCATCCAGGGCCTGAAGGCCGCTGAGGTTGAGGTTGACCGCCGCATGCTGGCCGAGCTGGCTGTCTCTGACGCCAACGCTTTCGCCGCTCTGGTGAACGTTGCCAAGGCTGCACTTCCGGCTGACACGTCCGCTCCGGCTGCCAAGGCCGTAGCTGCTCCGAAGGCTGCAAAGGTTGCTCCGGCTGCCGCTACGGCAACGGCTGTCAAGGCTGTCGTTTCCGAGAAGCCCGCCATCGATGGCGCAGTTGCCGCTGATGGCGACGAGGCTCCGGAAGGCTACGCCATCAAGGGCAACGCCGAGTCCAAGAAGTACCACGTTCCGGGTTCCACCTGGTACAACACCACCGCTGCTGAATACTGGTTCTCCACCGTTGAGGCTGCAAAGGCTGCCGGCTTTGAGCCTGCAGGTGGCGAAGCCCGCCAGCAGATCAAGAACTAG
- a CDS encoding TrmH family RNA methyltransferase yields MNETGRPQDFSMTNPRADRVRDVAKLAGRPARLKRGRFLAEGPQAVREALSLHRERTAAGGPAVVHEVFASEACLDRLPELADLAQGMPLRLASDEVLAAMADTVNPQGIVAVCSFVDVTLESVLDAGPRLIAVMCQVRDPGNAGTVLRAADAAGADAVVLTGSSVDIYNPKAVRSTAGSLFHLPVVLGADVEDLVERCRDLGIGVLAADGYGTVNLDKLQDENAARRLGNGSVASEYALEAPTAWLFGNEAQGLSDAELSLADHRVAVPVYGAAESLNLGTAATVCLYASARSQQGATVGNA; encoded by the coding sequence ATGAACGAAACCGGGCGCCCGCAAGACTTTTCGATGACCAACCCCCGAGCTGATCGGGTGAGGGATGTCGCCAAGCTTGCCGGGCGCCCGGCGCGTTTAAAACGCGGACGCTTCCTCGCGGAAGGTCCGCAGGCGGTACGCGAGGCGTTGAGCCTGCACCGTGAGCGCACCGCGGCGGGAGGCCCCGCCGTCGTGCATGAAGTTTTTGCCAGCGAAGCGTGCCTGGACCGTCTTCCGGAACTTGCAGACCTCGCCCAGGGAATGCCGCTCCGGCTGGCAAGCGACGAAGTCCTGGCCGCCATGGCGGATACGGTCAACCCGCAGGGGATTGTGGCCGTGTGCAGTTTTGTGGACGTCACCCTGGAATCAGTGCTCGACGCCGGTCCGCGCCTGATCGCGGTCATGTGCCAGGTACGGGACCCCGGCAACGCCGGCACGGTCCTTCGCGCTGCTGATGCGGCCGGTGCTGATGCCGTGGTCCTGACGGGATCGAGCGTGGACATCTACAATCCCAAAGCTGTCCGATCCACCGCAGGTTCCCTGTTCCATCTCCCAGTGGTGCTTGGAGCCGATGTTGAGGACCTCGTGGAGCGCTGCAGGGATCTCGGTATCGGTGTCCTGGCCGCGGACGGCTACGGGACCGTCAACCTGGACAAGCTCCAGGACGAAAATGCTGCCCGGAGGCTCGGGAACGGTTCTGTAGCCTCTGAGTACGCTCTTGAGGCGCCTACAGCGTGGCTGTTCGGCAACGAGGCGCAGGGTTTGTCAGACGCCGAGTTGTCGCTCGCTGACCACCGCGTGGCTGTGCCCGTCTACGGGGCGGCTGAGAGCCTGAATCTGGGCACAGCTGCCACCGTGTGCCTCTACGCCAGTGCACGCTCCCAGCAGGGCGCCACAGTGGGGAATGCGTAA